In the genome of Eggerthella sp. YY7918, one region contains:
- a CDS encoding NADP-dependent oxidoreductase → MTAYMEAMGISHYHQEKLETFALPVPTIADDEVLVKVHAASVNPVDFKIRDGVLRLLVSYRMPIVLGFDFAGTVAQVGHRVTKFKVGDEVYGLPRRTMIGTFAEYFAVKAEDISFKPKNLSFVEAASIPLVGLTICQAFNELMDLKAGEKILIQAGAGGVGTFAIQLARVMGAYVATTASPAGEALVKRLGADLVINYREQNFWEVLSGYDCLLDVFGGKSLDEGFTIMRRGGRIVSLNGTPNARFGKIQGLGFLKTEILRIASLPLTLREKKYGVTYNMIFVRPDSEQLDILRGLYEEGRLVPVVDKVFPLADAQEALDYSQSGRAKGKIVLEVR, encoded by the coding sequence ATGACCGCATATATGGAAGCGATGGGCATATCGCACTACCATCAGGAAAAACTCGAGACGTTCGCCCTTCCCGTGCCGACTATCGCCGACGACGAGGTGCTGGTGAAGGTGCATGCGGCCAGCGTGAACCCGGTGGACTTCAAGATTCGCGACGGTGTGCTCCGGCTGCTCGTGAGCTACCGCATGCCGATCGTGCTGGGCTTCGACTTCGCCGGCACGGTGGCGCAAGTGGGGCACCGGGTAACGAAGTTCAAGGTGGGCGACGAGGTGTACGGGCTGCCTCGTCGCACGATGATCGGCACGTTCGCTGAGTACTTCGCCGTTAAGGCCGAGGATATCTCCTTCAAGCCGAAGAACCTCTCGTTCGTCGAAGCGGCGTCCATCCCGCTCGTGGGATTGACGATCTGCCAGGCATTTAACGAGCTCATGGACCTCAAAGCGGGGGAGAAGATCCTCATCCAAGCAGGTGCGGGTGGCGTGGGCACTTTCGCCATCCAGCTTGCGCGCGTTATGGGCGCCTACGTGGCCACCACGGCGAGTCCGGCCGGCGAAGCGCTCGTCAAGCGACTGGGTGCGGACCTGGTCATCAACTACCGCGAGCAGAACTTCTGGGAGGTGCTTTCGGGTTACGACTGCCTGCTGGACGTGTTCGGCGGGAAGAGCTTGGACGAGGGTTTCACCATCATGCGTCGCGGCGGACGGATCGTGTCGCTCAATGGCACGCCGAATGCGCGCTTCGGTAAGATCCAGGGCCTAGGTTTCCTCAAGACCGAGATCCTGCGCATCGCCTCGCTTCCCCTCACGCTGCGCGAGAAGAAGTACGGCGTGACGTACAACATGATCTTCGTGCGACCGGACAGCGAGCAGCTTGACATTCTGCGCGGCCTCTACGAGGAAGGTCGTCTCGTACCGGTGGTAGATAAGGTGTTTCCCCTGGCCGATGCGCAGGAGGCGCTCGACTACTCGCAATCAGGTCGCGCCAAGGGCAAGATCGTGCTCGAGGTGAGGTAG
- a CDS encoding ASCH domain-containing protein, with translation MKALSLRPEWAMPVLLGWKTVECRTWQTNYRGDLLICASSKPCVGAIAGHALCIVTLNGIEPFGAKHIEPAMLDGMPADSYAWHLSNLRWIEPFAVKGKLHLFDVPDDLIKEIPDSVCNAEALRTYYEPLIRWSDRSTPEHETREWWADVVANA, from the coding sequence TTGAAAGCTTTATCACTTCGCCCCGAGTGGGCTATGCCTGTACTGCTCGGCTGGAAAACCGTAGAATGCCGAACCTGGCAGACGAATTACAGGGGCGACTTGCTCATATGCGCAAGCTCTAAGCCTTGTGTCGGGGCCATCGCGGGCCATGCGCTTTGCATTGTGACCCTAAACGGCATCGAGCCGTTTGGGGCCAAGCACATTGAACCCGCCATGCTAGATGGTATGCCTGCCGATTCATATGCTTGGCACCTGTCGAACCTGCGATGGATTGAGCCTTTTGCCGTTAAAGGCAAGCTGCATCTCTTCGACGTGCCAGATGATTTGATCAAGGAGATACCCGACAGTGTTTGTAATGCTGAAGCTCTGCGAACCTACTACGAACCTCTGATTAGGTGGAGCGACCGCAGCACGCCGGAACATGAAACGCGCGAATGGTGGGCCGACGTAGTTGCGAATGCTTAA
- a CDS encoding type II toxin-antitoxin system HicA family toxin, whose product MKSYSSREVIEILKADGWYEVAVVGSHHQFKHPTKPGRVTVKHPTKDIPPKTLKSIEKQAGLRFK is encoded by the coding sequence ATGAAGAGTTATTCGTCAAGGGAGGTAATCGAGATACTAAAAGCCGATGGATGGTATGAAGTTGCAGTAGTTGGGAGTCACCACCAGTTCAAGCACCCGACAAAACCTGGACGCGTGACGGTGAAGCACCCGACAAAGGACATCCCGCCAAAGACGCTGAAAAGTATTGAGAAACAAGCGGGGCTACGATTCAAGTAG
- a CDS encoding type II toxin-antitoxin system HicB family antitoxin, with protein sequence MRRTDRYFFPAVFTYESGREIAVEFPDLGVATSGVNDDDALLSARELLGCVLFGLEEDGEDIPAPTPLSQVAIEPNEHTVLVDVYMPSVRQAQSTKAVNRTVTLPAWLNALAVEHDVNFSQTLQSALRQQLKV encoded by the coding sequence ATGAGAAGGACTGATAGATATTTTTTTCCGGCAGTGTTCACCTATGAATCCGGACGCGAGATCGCCGTCGAGTTTCCAGACTTGGGCGTCGCCACAAGCGGCGTCAACGACGACGATGCGCTGCTATCCGCTCGGGAGCTTTTGGGCTGCGTATTGTTTGGGTTAGAGGAAGACGGCGAGGATATTCCCGCCCCCACCCCGCTAAGCCAGGTGGCCATAGAGCCGAACGAACATACTGTGCTCGTTGACGTATATATGCCATCTGTACGACAGGCACAGTCGACCAAGGCCGTGAATCGCACGGTAACCCTTCCCGCCTGGCTGAATGCGCTGGCCGTAGAGCACGACGTGAACTTTTCGCAGACGCTGCAAAGCGCGCTGCGACAGCAGCTCAAAGTGTAA